TTCGCTTTTTATTAAATTTTCTATAGCATTCTCAATTAAGTCTCTTTGTGTCTTTGAATATAAATTAAATTCTTTTTTTGTTATTCTATGTATAACTTCAGGGTGTATTGAAGTAGTTCCTAATGAAGAACATGGTGCATCAATAAGTATTTTATCATATTTTTCTTCAGAATACTCTATTCCGGAAATTAATTTAGTATTTATTATATCTATACCAAGTCTTTTACTATTTGAATTAACTAATTCAAGTCTATCAATATCAATGTCTAATGCTAATATAGTTCCAGTATTATTCATCAATTGAGCTAATTCTGTGGTTTTTCCTCCTGGTGCGGAACACATATCAAGAACTTTTTCTCCTGCCTTTGGATCTAAAATTAAAGGTATTATTTGAGAACTTTCATGTTGAATATAAAAATATCCGTTTTTATAATATTCGGTATTTTCCAAAGGAAATTTTGGATTTTTTATAATAATTCCAAAAGGGGAATGTATTGTTAATTCGGCATCATAATCATTTAAAATATTAAATAATTCTTCTCTAGAAATTTTTAAAGTATTTGTTCTTAAAGTAAGTGGATTAATAGAATAGCTTTTTTTCATAAATTCTTCTACAAAATCTTTTGGAAAATTCTCATTTAAATAATCATATAACCATTTTGGGATTGAATATTGTATCCATTTAGGCAACTTAATTTCATCTTTTCTACTCAATAAATTTTTTAATGTAGCATTTACAAAACCTCTAACTTTTTTGTTTTTAGCAATTTTTACCGTTTCATTTACTGCTACATATGGTTTGAAATTATTTAAAATTTGATAAGCGCCTAACCTTAAAATCCATTTTGATGCAGGAGGAATATTTTTATAATTTTTTATAAGTTTTTTTAAATAAAAGTCTATTTTAACAAGATTTCTAATAGTGCCCCATACGAGATTTTTTAATAAAGCCATATCTTGATTTGAATAAATATTTGTAAAATAATCAAAAGATTTTTGTGGAATATAATGTTTTTTATCAAATTCTCTTAGTAAAAGATAAGCATCTTTTCTAACCATAATAATCACCTCTTTTGATTATTATACCAAAGGTATATTACAGAAAAAAATAATCCAGCCAAAGCTGGATTATTCTGTGTAATTTAAAATTTCTTTTAATTCATCAATTGTATACACTTTTGGTGGTTCAATACCATTAAAATGAGCAGCATATTCAACAGTATATGCACCAGTATTAATAAAATAAACAATATCTTCGTATTCTATATTAGCAGGTAATTCAATATCTTCATATATAGTATCAACACTATCGCAAGTAGGACCAGCTAATGTATATACATCAGTTTCAGTATAATCCTTTCCTTCTACTTGTATTTCATATTGGAAGTTTTCAATTGTTTCCATTAGTCCATGGAAAACACCGGCATCTAAATATAACCATTTTTTAGATCCTTTCCTACTCTTTAAAATAACTCTTGTAACCATTATACCTGCATCTCCAACCATTGATCTACCTGGTTCTGTAATTATCATTAAATTTTTATGTTTCCATAAATATTCGTTAATAGAATCATCAACAACTTTTCCTATTTCTTCAACAGATGGTATAGGTTTTGTATGTTGTACAGGTATTCCACCACCTAAATTGAGCATTTTTAATTCAATACCTTCTTTTAATAATTTATTAAATACAACGCTTGATTCAAGAATGGCTTCTTGCCATTTGTATTTATTATATGATTGTGATCCAACATGGAAACTAACACCAAAAGGCTTTAAACCATGTTTATTTGCCCATCTTAGGATATTTATAACATGATCAATATCTGTACCAAACTTTCCTGATAAAGGCCAATCGCTGTCAGAAGAACTAGTTGCAATTCTTGCGTATACTTTCGATCCTGGAGCATTTCTAGCAACCTTTTCTACTTCTAATTCGCTATCTACAGAAAAATATTCTATCCCTATTTCCCAAGCATATGCAATATCTTTTTCTTTTTTTATTGGATTTCCAAAACTCATCTTTTTAGGACTTACCCCTAAAGATAATAACTTATTTATTTCACCAACAGAAGCTACATCAAATGAAGATCCCATATCTCTTAATGCTTTTAAAATTTCAATATGAGAATTTGCTTTTACTGCATAAAAAATATCAACATTTTTCATCGATTCTTTTAATCTCATATAATTTTTTTTAACTTGATCAACATCAATTACTAAAAATGGCGTTTCCAATTTTTTAGCAGCTTCTCTTATTAAATTTGTGACTTCCATGGTTTCCCTCCCACTTTATAAAGATGGGAATATGATAAACCAATTATGTTACTAATACTAACATAATTGTTTAACAAAAAGCGCATTTTATATTAAATAATAATTTTTTATGAAATCGAATCTATATCTATTTCAAATTTTTCCAATAATTTTTTTGTTAATTCATATTCTGATTCAGATAATTCGCCAATAAATACTTCTTCATTAAAAACTTCAGAAAAACCTGAAATAAAAGCATCAGCCATTTCATCTATACTTATATTTCTTTTTAGTATGGATTTTATATCAATTACTTTATTTTTTAAATGATTATATAATTTTTCTTTTTTATCATTTTTCATTTTAAAAGAATTTACATAATTTTCTAATGGAAATTCTATAGGTATAGAACCATGTTGTAAAATATATTGATCATTTCTATATTGAGCGCTACCAATAAATTTTTTCTTATCAATGGTTATTTCATATATAGATGGAGCATCATAACAAGCTGGTGTGTTTAAATGTTTATTTTTATTTTTTTCAACATCACAATTAATATTTAGTTTTTTTAAACTTTTTATTAATGCCTCTGCTATTATCTTATAACTACCTATAACATTATTAGGTAATAATGGATGATTAGTATTAGAAGAAAAAAGATAAGTTAATTCTTTATGGTGTAAAACAGCTCTTCCACCTGTTGGACGTCTTACAATATCAATATTATTATTCTTTAAATAGGTAATATCTATATCTTCTAATTTTTGGAATCTTCCTAATGATAATGTGGGTAATGTCCATTCATACAATCTAATAGTTGTAGGTTGTAAATTTTTACCAACATGTTTAGCTATTGATAAATCACAAGCCATATTCCATGATCCCATATGATAAGTATCTATAATGAGACGAATCATTGTATACCTCCTAATGGTTTTTTAATAGCCATACCTATTTTTCTTGGAAATGATGAAGGTGTTTCTTTAATTTTTTTTAGAATTATAAAATATCTATCCTTTTCGAATAAAGTATAATTAAATTCATCTAAAATCTCAAAATATATTTTCTTTGCTGCGATTTTTAAATATTTCCTTTCTTCTTTATATGATGGCCCTTTGTATAAGAATAATGTTCCGTTTATTTTTAATAATGGAGCTGCATATTCTAATAGTACATCACTTCTTGAAACGGCTTTTGCAGTTGCATAATCAAAAGAATTTAAATGATTTTTCGAAAAATTCTCTACACGATCACATACAGGATTAACATTATATAATTTAATATTATTTGTAAAGTAAGAAACAGCTTTTATTTTTTTCTCTATACTATCCAAAAGTGTAAAATTAATATTTGGAAAAAGTATAGACAGAGGAATTCCCGGAATTCCACCGCCAGTTCCAATATCAATAAAATTTGAATTAGAATCAAGAGAAGTAAATTTTATAAATGGGTAAATACTATCAACAATAAGTGATTTTGTAGCTTCTTCTACATCTTTTATTGCAGTAAGGTTAACAGGGTAATTTATTATTAATTCAATAAACTTATTCAAGTTATTATATGAATTTTCGTTCAAAAAAATTTCATATTTTTCAAGAATTCTCAATAAAAAATTCATTGACAAGTACCTCCTAATGTGGTATAATAATCCTTGGAGACGTAGCCTAATTGGCTAAGGCGTCGGTCTTGAAAACCGATGGGGTTGACGCCCCGTGTGGGTTCGAGTCCCACCGTCTCCGCCAATATTAAACCGCCCAATTTTTGGGCGGTTTTTGGTTATTTTACAGAGCCAAATCTATTATATGGCCAAATCCTTAAAAACGGTCTTCCAATAATATTTTTTTCTGGAACAATTCCAAAATATCTACTATCAAAACTCTCTGTTGTATTGTCACCCATAAAGAAATAAAATCCTTCAGGTAAAATAATTTTTACTCTATTATTTTCTTCAATAAAAACATTATCTAAGTCTAAATTAGCTAAATATTTTTCATAATAATTAGTGTATTCCAAACTTTTATTATAATATCTAAAAGCACCTAAATCAAACATGGGTTTTCTTATTTCGTTATATATTCTATATATATCGCTACTATATTTTTCAGGGTATGCCATAAACTTATAATAATTTTTAGAAGCAAAAATACCATCAATATAGTAGTATCTGTTTTCAAATCCTTCAGGTATTTTGCCATTCACATACAATTGTCCAACAGAATCTTTTACGCTTTGAGGAATCTTATCAATATCACCATAATAATCTATAATTTTACTTAACCAATATGGTATTTCAAAATTATCTTCATATTTTATTCTTTCCCAAATTTTAGTATCTGGAATTAATTCTAATGTATCTCCAGGTGTTCCTACTAATCTCTTTACATATTTTACATGTCCATCAAATTCTTTTGGAGCAAACATATCCATAAATTTATCAAATACACCTAATTGTTTTTGAGCATTAGTATCTATAAATGGAGTCCAAAAAACAATTATATCTCCTAATTTTGGTTTTGTATAATCATATGTAACTTTTTCAATAAATAAACGGTCCAACACCTGTATGGTTGGTACCATAGAAGGTGTTGGAACCATCATTGTTTCAAAAACAAAAAGCCTTATAATGGTACCAAAAATAACTGCATATACTAGGGCGTTGATCCATTCAAATGTCTCTTTTTTAATTTTAGATTTAATATTATTAGACAAAAAGGATCAGTCCCTTCTCTCCTTGATCTTAATTTTACCGTTAACGTTTCTTAAATAATATAATTTTGCTCTTCTTACTTTACCTTTTCTTACTACTTGGATCTTTTCAATTGATGGAGAGTGTATAGGGAAAATTCTTTCTACACCAACACCATTAGCACCAATTCTTCTAACAGTAAATGTTTTTCCTAAACCTCCACCTCTGATTTTTATTACTATACCTTCATATGCTTGAACTCTTTCTCTTCCACCTTCTACAACTTTTACATATACTCTTACTGTATCACCAGGTCTGAATTCTGGAATATCTTCTCTCATATATTCTTTTTCAATGGCTCTAATATATTGATCCATGTTAAACCCTCCTTGAGAATATTTTATTATTAATTTTCACCAAATAACCTATCTAATGCAATTGCAACTGCCGCTCTAACAGATAAATGATTAAATTCAGCATTGCCTCTAATAGGCTCTAAGTCATAGTCACAAATTAATCTTATTTCCTCAGGCATTCCCCAACCCGTACCAAATAAAATTAAATGTGGTTCATCATTATTTAAAATAATATTACTCATTTCTTTAAAAGTTAAGGTTGTTTCTCTTCTTTTAGCAGAAGTAAATATTAATTTTGGTTTTTTCCCTTCAATTTTTTCTATTTCT
The nucleotide sequence above comes from Marinitoga sp. 38H-ov. Encoded proteins:
- a CDS encoding transcription antitermination factor NusB, yielding MVRKDAYLLLREFDKKHYIPQKSFDYFTNIYSNQDMALLKNLVWGTIRNLVKIDFYLKKLIKNYKNIPPASKWILRLGAYQILNNFKPYVAVNETVKIAKNKKVRGFVNATLKNLLSRKDEIKLPKWIQYSIPKWLYDYLNENFPKDFVEEFMKKSYSINPLTLRTNTLKISREELFNILNDYDAELTIHSPFGIIIKNPKFPLENTEYYKNGYFYIQHESSQIIPLILDPKAGEKVLDMCSAPGGKTTELAQLMNNTGTILALDIDIDRLELVNSNSKRLGIDIINTKLISGIEYSEEKYDKILIDAPCSSLGTTSIHPEVIHRITKKEFNLYSKTQRDLIENAIENLIKSEGTIVYSTCTISKEENTLNMEYIKNKYDNIKFEKIDLEKFNIKYFFDGYGYYFYPNNTLIPFYVSKIKVT
- a CDS encoding biotin/lipoate A/B protein ligase family protein, whose translation is MIRLIIDTYHMGSWNMACDLSIAKHVGKNLQPTTIRLYEWTLPTLSLGRFQKLEDIDITYLKNNNIDIVRRPTGGRAVLHHKELTYLFSSNTNHPLLPNNVIGSYKIIAEALIKSLKKLNINCDVEKNKNKHLNTPACYDAPSIYEITIDKKKFIGSAQYRNDQYILQHGSIPIEFPLENYVNSFKMKNDKKEKLYNHLKNKVIDIKSILKRNISIDEMADAFISGFSEVFNEEVFIGELSESEYELTKKLLEKFEIDIDSIS
- a CDS encoding type III PLP-dependent enzyme, whose amino-acid sequence is MEVTNLIREAAKKLETPFLVIDVDQVKKNYMRLKESMKNVDIFYAVKANSHIEILKALRDMGSSFDVASVGEINKLLSLGVSPKKMSFGNPIKKEKDIAYAWEIGIEYFSVDSELEVEKVARNAPGSKVYARIATSSSDSDWPLSGKFGTDIDHVINILRWANKHGLKPFGVSFHVGSQSYNKYKWQEAILESSVVFNKLLKEGIELKMLNLGGGIPVQHTKPIPSVEEIGKVVDDSINEYLWKHKNLMIITEPGRSMVGDAGIMVTRVILKSRKGSKKWLYLDAGVFHGLMETIENFQYEIQVEGKDYTETDVYTLAGPTCDSVDTIYEDIELPANIEYEDIVYFINTGAYTVEYAAHFNGIEPPKVYTIDELKEILNYTE
- the rplS gene encoding 50S ribosomal protein L19; its protein translation is MDQYIRAIEKEYMREDIPEFRPGDTVRVYVKVVEGGRERVQAYEGIVIKIRGGGLGKTFTVRRIGANGVGVERIFPIHSPSIEKIQVVRKGKVRRAKLYYLRNVNGKIKIKERRD
- the lepB gene encoding signal peptidase I; translation: MSNNIKSKIKKETFEWINALVYAVIFGTIIRLFVFETMMVPTPSMVPTIQVLDRLFIEKVTYDYTKPKLGDIIVFWTPFIDTNAQKQLGVFDKFMDMFAPKEFDGHVKYVKRLVGTPGDTLELIPDTKIWERIKYEDNFEIPYWLSKIIDYYGDIDKIPQSVKDSVGQLYVNGKIPEGFENRYYYIDGIFASKNYYKFMAYPEKYSSDIYRIYNEIRKPMFDLGAFRYYNKSLEYTNYYEKYLANLDLDNVFIEENNRVKIILPEGFYFFMGDNTTESFDSRYFGIVPEKNIIGRPFLRIWPYNRFGSVK
- the rsmG gene encoding 16S rRNA (guanine(527)-N(7))-methyltransferase RsmG; the protein is MNFLLRILEKYEIFLNENSYNNLNKFIELIINYPVNLTAIKDVEEATKSLIVDSIYPFIKFTSLDSNSNFIDIGTGGGIPGIPLSILFPNINFTLLDSIEKKIKAVSYFTNNIKLYNVNPVCDRVENFSKNHLNSFDYATAKAVSRSDVLLEYAAPLLKINGTLFLYKGPSYKEERKYLKIAAKKIYFEILDEFNYTLFEKDRYFIILKKIKETPSSFPRKIGMAIKKPLGGIQ